Proteins from a genomic interval of Lolium perenne isolate Kyuss_39 chromosome 1, Kyuss_2.0, whole genome shotgun sequence:
- the LOC127312646 gene encoding TOM1-like protein 1 — MSDNLMDKVNALGERLKISGAEVSRKMSTGVTSMSFKMKEFFQGQNMADKIVDEATTETMDGPDWATNLEICDMANTEKVDSVELIRAIKRRIMLKSPRVQYLALVLLETIVKNCEKAFSEIAAERVLDEMVRLIDDPQTIVNNRNKALMLIEAWGESGDELRYLPVYEETYKSLRSRGIRFPGRDDESLAPIFTPPRSVPAAEPYSDAAHDGYQEIPEESFAPVRAAPSVQVDEAFEVARNSVELLSTVLSSSPQSEALEDDLTTTLVQQCQQCQYTIQRIVETAGDNEAQLFEALSIHDELQKVLSKYEELKAPVVAEPEPEPAMIPVTVEPEESPRAPARKSAGSGYRSGGEDLLQDLDDMIFGKKGGTSSQQDRTPRKEQKDDFIGL; from the exons ATGAGTGACAATCTGATGGACAAGGTCAATGCCTTGGGCGAGCGCCTCAAGATAAGCGGGGCAGAGGTTAGCCGCAAGATGTCCACTGGCGTGACCAGCATGAGTTTCAAGATGAAGGAGTTTTTCCAAGGCCAGAACATGGCGGACAAGATTGTTGACGAAGCCACGACGGAGACCATGGATGGCCCCGATTGGGCTACCAATCTTGAGATTTGCGATATGGCCAACACCGAGAAGGTCGACAGTGTTGAGCTGATCCGTGCCATCAAGAGGCGAATCATGTTGAAGAGCCCAAGGGTGCAGTACTTAGCTCTTGTCCTACTTGAGACCATTGTCAAGAACTGCGAGAAGGCTTTCTCTGAGATTGCTGCTGAGAGGGTCCTTGATGAGATGGTCAGGCTTATTGATGATCCACAGACTATAGTCAACAACAGAAACAAGGCTCTTATGCTAATTGAAGCATGGGGAGAGTCGGGAGATGAACTCCGCTACCTTCCGGTGTATGAAGAAACTTACAAG AGCTTAAGATCTAGGGGAATTCGCTTCCCAGGACGCGATGATGAGAGCCTTGCACCAATATTTACTCCTCCCCGTTCCGTACCTGCAGCTGAACCATATTCTGATGCAGCACATGATGGGTATCAAGAAATTCCAGAGGAAAGTTTTGCTCCGGTTCGTGCTGCCCCTTCTGTGCAAGTTGACGAGGCCTTTGAGGTGGCTCGTAATAGTGTTGAGCTTCTTTCCACAGTGCTATCTTCCTCTCCACAAAGTGAGGCTCTAGAG GATGACCTGACTACCACCCTAGTCCAGCAATGCCAACAGTGTCAATACACAATCCAGAGAATCGTCGAGACAGCAGGGGATAACGAGGCTCAGCTCTTCGAGGCACTGAGCATCCACGATGAACTCCAAAAGGTTCTTTCCAAGTATGAAGAGCTCAAGGCGCCTGTAGTCGCGGAGCCTGAGCCAGAACCAGCTATGATTCCGGTCACCGTGGAGCCTGAGGAATCCCCCCGCGCCCCTGCGAGGAAATCAGCTGGGTCCGGATATCGGTCTGGCGGGGAGGACTTGCTTCAGGACCTCGACGACATGATCTTTGGTAAGAAAGGCGGCACCTCGTCCCAGCAGGACAGGACTCCCAGGAAGGAGCAGAAGGACGATTTCATCGGTCTCTGA